Proteins encoded within one genomic window of Marinobacter halotolerans:
- a CDS encoding sensor domain-containing diguanylate cyclase: MDKVLHKLATVVTEDGDLEALVRSLLELLEAVTGLESTYLTSIDTESGIQTILFARNSKTLQIPEGLTVPWGDTLCKRAMDEGNTYTTDVAIQWGDSSAARKLGLTTYVSEVIRIGDNELFGTLCGASRQKVLVSDEARRLLSMFASLIARQIERDQLLQTLRREQITLRQYALADPLTGVANRRALENELKRALANADRAKQALHLAFIDLDGFKGINDEYGHDAGDRFLIEIAKALKFGVREGDYVARIGGDEFVVFGHAHSEDLEGSRLAIKKRLERLTRGNFSIGLTGIDYTGPSVGVVTTAPGERDPAGLIARADRAMYAVKKERRVYFSQ; encoded by the coding sequence ATGGATAAAGTTTTACACAAGCTTGCTACTGTGGTTACCGAAGACGGTGATCTGGAGGCGCTTGTGCGCTCTTTGCTCGAGTTGCTTGAGGCTGTGACCGGCCTGGAGTCCACCTATCTGACAAGTATTGATACCGAATCCGGTATTCAGACTATTCTGTTTGCTCGAAACAGCAAGACACTGCAGATACCGGAAGGCCTCACGGTCCCTTGGGGCGACACCCTTTGCAAACGCGCAATGGACGAAGGCAACACCTACACAACCGACGTGGCAATTCAATGGGGCGATTCAAGCGCGGCAAGAAAACTTGGCCTGACCACCTACGTCAGTGAGGTAATTCGCATTGGTGACAATGAGCTTTTCGGAACGCTCTGTGGCGCCAGCCGGCAGAAAGTTCTGGTTTCGGACGAGGCACGCCGGCTGTTGTCCATGTTTGCCAGCCTGATCGCGCGGCAGATTGAGCGGGACCAACTGCTTCAGACCCTTAGACGGGAACAGATCACCCTGCGTCAGTACGCCCTCGCCGACCCGCTGACAGGTGTGGCCAACCGGAGAGCGCTTGAAAATGAACTGAAGCGCGCGCTGGCCAACGCGGACCGGGCGAAACAGGCGCTGCATCTGGCCTTTATTGATCTGGACGGCTTCAAGGGGATTAACGATGAGTATGGCCATGATGCGGGCGACCGCTTTCTGATCGAAATTGCCAAGGCGCTCAAATTTGGTGTCCGGGAGGGAGATTACGTTGCCCGTATTGGCGGCGACGAATTCGTGGTTTTCGGGCATGCCCATTCAGAGGATCTGGAGGGCAGTCGCCTGGCGATAAAAAAAAGACTCGAGAGGCTCACCCGTGGCAATTTCTCTATCGGCTTGACTGGTATCGATTACACTGGCCCGAGCGTTGGTGTAGTGACCACGGCACCAGGCGAAAGAGATCCCGCAGGGCTGATCGCCCGTGCAGACAGGGCAATGTACGCCGTCAAAAAAGAACGCCGCGTTTACTTCAGCCAATAA
- a CDS encoding cupin domain-containing protein: protein MLNMDFTKKVVVRSQEMDWTPSPAGGVLRKPLAREEAERGHATSIVRYEPGARFSRHEHPLGEEIMVLEGVFSDETGDYGPGTYLRNPPGSGHSPFSVEGCLLFVKLHQFNPNDFNTVRLNTQATSWLPGQGGLEVMPLHEFEQEHVALVKWPARERFQPHRHFGGEEILVLSGEFCDEHGRYPAGTWIRSPHLSQHHPFVDEETVIWVKTGHLPF, encoded by the coding sequence TTGCTCAATATGGATTTCACAAAGAAGGTCGTTGTGCGTAGCCAGGAAATGGACTGGACGCCGAGCCCGGCGGGCGGGGTTCTACGCAAACCTCTGGCGCGGGAGGAAGCCGAGCGCGGTCATGCAACCAGCATTGTGCGCTACGAACCCGGCGCCCGCTTCTCGCGGCATGAGCACCCTCTGGGCGAGGAAATTATGGTTCTGGAGGGGGTATTTTCAGATGAAACCGGTGACTACGGGCCCGGTACCTATCTGCGCAACCCTCCCGGCAGCGGTCATTCGCCTTTCAGCGTTGAAGGCTGCCTGCTGTTCGTGAAGCTTCATCAGTTCAACCCCAACGACTTCAATACCGTGCGGCTGAACACCCAGGCTACCTCCTGGCTGCCCGGTCAGGGAGGCCTGGAGGTGATGCCGTTGCATGAATTCGAGCAGGAGCACGTTGCGCTGGTGAAATGGCCAGCCAGGGAACGGTTCCAGCCTCACAGACACTTTGGAGGGGAGGAAATTCTGGTGCTGTCTGGCGAATTCTGCGATGAACACGGGCGCTATCCCGCAGGCACCTGGATCCGCAGCCCCCATCTGAGCCAGCACCACCCGTTTGTAGACGAGGAAACCGTCATATGGGTGAAAACCGGGCATCTTCCCTTCTGA
- a CDS encoding lipocalin family protein has protein sequence MKLLRLGVLLSMVLLAGCTGLPDGIEPVSELDLERYKGTWYEIVRLDHSFEQGLSNVTAEYSLNPDGSIAVINRGYSSEEGAWQEADGHAVPVEDSAAGHLKVSFFGPFYASYVVFRLNEDYQTAYITGYNRDYLWLLARSPHVDDETIEDFKAVAKAKGFDLSELILVDQSRNIGKGPAAD, from the coding sequence ATGAAACTGTTACGCCTGGGCGTTCTGCTGTCTATGGTTCTGTTGGCAGGTTGCACCGGTCTGCCGGATGGCATTGAGCCGGTCTCGGAGCTTGATCTGGAGCGGTACAAGGGCACCTGGTACGAAATTGTCCGGCTCGACCATTCCTTTGAGCAGGGCCTTTCCAATGTCACGGCCGAATACTCTTTGAACCCGGACGGCAGTATTGCCGTTATCAACCGTGGTTATTCCTCGGAAGAGGGCGCCTGGCAGGAGGCAGATGGCCATGCGGTGCCTGTTGAGGATTCGGCAGCAGGTCACCTGAAAGTCTCTTTCTTCGGTCCGTTTTACGCCTCCTACGTCGTGTTCAGGCTGAACGAGGACTATCAGACCGCTTACATCACCGGCTACAATCGGGATTACCTCTGGCTACTGGCCCGCAGCCCCCACGTGGATGATGAAACCATTGAGGATTTCAAAGCAGTAGCCAAAGCGAAAGGCTTTGATCTCAGCGAGCTTATTCTGGTGGACCAAAGCCGCAACATCGGCAAAGGCCCGGCCGCCGACTGA
- a CDS encoding CheR family methyltransferase, which produces MKAEITPQEYESFKSFLQEACGILLGENKQYLVKSRLRRIMEEHELSTLGELLERIKRSGRSNLREVVIDAMTTNETLWFRDNHPFRILQEKLLPEFADKKSSQSLRIWSAAASTGQEPYSVAMIIEEFRRQRPGKLRDVKITATDISKSVLEVARSGEYEMIAIGRGLSPERQKQFFTPSLSGSWQIKSNIKSMVEFRELNLLERYMLGKFDIVMCRNVLIYFSAELKKDILTRIHATLNPGGYLILGASESLSGLPHLYEMVHCSPGIIYRKK; this is translated from the coding sequence ATGAAAGCTGAAATAACGCCACAGGAATACGAATCCTTTAAATCGTTTCTGCAGGAGGCATGCGGCATCCTGCTAGGCGAAAACAAACAGTATCTGGTGAAAAGCCGATTGCGCCGGATCATGGAGGAGCATGAACTGTCGACCCTGGGCGAGCTTCTGGAGCGCATCAAACGCTCGGGGCGAAGCAACCTGAGGGAAGTGGTCATCGATGCGATGACCACCAATGAGACGCTCTGGTTCCGGGATAATCACCCGTTCCGGATACTGCAGGAAAAACTGCTACCCGAGTTTGCCGACAAAAAGTCGAGCCAGTCTCTACGGATATGGTCCGCAGCAGCATCCACAGGTCAGGAACCCTATTCGGTGGCCATGATCATTGAGGAATTCCGTCGCCAGCGTCCCGGAAAGCTCCGTGACGTCAAAATTACGGCAACGGACATTTCTAAAAGCGTGCTGGAAGTGGCTCGAAGTGGTGAATACGAGATGATCGCCATCGGCCGCGGACTGTCTCCTGAGCGGCAGAAGCAGTTTTTCACCCCCTCATTGAGCGGAAGCTGGCAGATCAAGTCCAATATCAAGAGCATGGTGGAGTTTCGGGAGCTCAACCTGCTTGAGCGGTACATGCTGGGCAAGTTCGACATTGTGATGTGCCGGAACGTACTGATCTATTTTTCAGCCGAGCTGAAGAAGGACATCCTCACGCGGATCCATGCCACGCTGAACCCGGGTGGCTACCTGATTCTGGGTGCGTCTGAATCTCTCAGCGGGCTGCCGCATCTTTATGAAATGGTGCATTGCAGCCCGGGAATCATCTACCGGAAGAAGTGA
- a CDS encoding chemotaxis protein CheV → MAGVLDSVNQRTQLVGQNRLELLLFRLKGQQVYGINVFKVKEVLQCPKLSSIPNSRAMVKGVAHIRGETIPIIDLAMSIRLPGISQQDLSTSFVIITEYNRKTQGFLVAGVDRIVNMNWEDILPPPKGAGRDVYLTAVTRIDEKLVEIIDVEKILSEVAPLEADVTDELRTRSESRAPGLLPVLVVDDSSVARRQIERCLTAIGMEVITKNDGKQALDFLKEITADGSKATDHLSLIISDVEMPEMDGYTLVTRCKSDDAIKGVYIMLHTSLSGVFNKAMVTKVGADDFMAKFSPDELAERVMEIVDGQQ, encoded by the coding sequence ATGGCAGGGGTTCTAGACAGTGTTAATCAGCGTACCCAACTGGTCGGTCAGAACCGGCTCGAGCTGCTGCTGTTCCGGTTAAAGGGGCAGCAGGTATACGGTATCAACGTATTCAAGGTTAAGGAGGTACTGCAGTGCCCGAAGCTGTCTTCGATACCGAATAGTCGAGCCATGGTTAAAGGGGTGGCGCATATTCGTGGCGAGACCATTCCGATCATCGATCTTGCCATGTCGATCCGCCTTCCCGGCATTTCCCAGCAGGATCTGAGCACCAGCTTTGTGATCATTACTGAATACAACCGCAAGACCCAGGGGTTCCTGGTGGCCGGCGTCGACCGGATCGTGAACATGAACTGGGAAGACATACTCCCGCCGCCCAAGGGTGCGGGAAGGGACGTTTATCTCACAGCTGTGACCCGCATTGATGAGAAGCTTGTAGAGATCATAGACGTTGAGAAGATTCTCTCGGAAGTGGCGCCCCTTGAAGCAGACGTTACCGATGAACTCCGGACCCGAAGTGAAAGCCGTGCACCCGGCCTGCTGCCAGTCCTGGTGGTCGACGATTCATCAGTTGCACGGAGACAGATTGAACGGTGCCTGACCGCTATTGGCATGGAAGTGATCACCAAGAACGATGGTAAGCAAGCGCTTGATTTTCTCAAGGAGATCACGGCGGACGGCTCCAAAGCGACAGACCATTTATCGCTGATTATCTCCGATGTCGAAATGCCGGAGATGGATGGGTACACTCTCGTCACGCGCTGCAAAAGTGATGATGCAATCAAGGGCGTGTACATCATGCTGCATACGTCCCTGAGTGGCGTGTTCAACAAGGCGATGGTGACCAAAGTCGGGGCCGATGATTTCATGGCCAAGTTCAGCCCTGATGAGCTCGCTGAGCGGGTGATGGAAATCGTCGACGGCCAGCAGTGA
- the flgA gene encoding flagellar basal body P-ring formation chaperone FlgA: MRIIIFFVYLLTATLASASTSSAQQIHTSAKRFLEAFAKEQAAEGYTVNHSIGKLDSRLSLATCKTSPAVSFSGDPWDTTHPSLLVSCEGARPWRMFLPVTLTIRGEGLVAARPLARGERITEAAITTRSIELNSTLRDPIRDAKQLIGMEMRRGVNSGTVFTASLLEAPEAVSRGDHVVISAESGGFSVRSRGKALGSGSIGEQVMVENLSSARTVRARIIAPGQVKIHM, from the coding sequence ATGCGCATCATCATTTTCTTTGTCTATTTGTTAACCGCGACGCTCGCCAGCGCTTCGACCTCATCCGCGCAACAGATACACACGTCGGCAAAGCGTTTCCTTGAAGCCTTTGCTAAAGAACAGGCCGCCGAAGGCTATACCGTTAACCACAGTATTGGAAAATTGGATTCGCGGCTTTCCCTGGCGACCTGCAAGACATCACCGGCCGTATCGTTCAGTGGCGACCCCTGGGACACAACACACCCTTCCCTGCTGGTTTCCTGCGAAGGCGCACGTCCCTGGAGAATGTTTTTGCCGGTCACGCTGACTATTCGCGGCGAGGGACTGGTTGCAGCCAGGCCCCTGGCCCGTGGCGAAAGAATTACCGAAGCTGCAATAACTACCCGGTCGATTGAGCTGAACTCAACCCTGCGAGACCCGATACGGGACGCAAAACAACTGATTGGCATGGAAATGCGCCGCGGTGTAAATAGTGGAACCGTGTTCACCGCCAGCCTGCTTGAGGCTCCGGAAGCCGTTTCCCGGGGAGATCATGTCGTTATCTCTGCGGAATCGGGAGGCTTTTCCGTCAGATCCCGTGGCAAGGCCCTCGGCAGTGGCAGCATCGGTGAGCAGGTGATGGTGGAGAATCTTTCCAGCGCACGCACCGTACGGGCAAGAATTATTGCCCCCGGGCAGGTTAAAATACACATGTAA
- the flgM gene encoding flagellar biosynthesis anti-sigma factor FlgM produces the protein MSVDFNGIGPGQVNTQRPSADKASGSQAPNQAGTEQAKSQASNSARGENVNLSSQAKNLKQLEQKLADFPEMDDERIEQIRAALEDGSYKVDAQKLAQKMLEMDESIFG, from the coding sequence ATGTCAGTTGACTTTAATGGAATTGGCCCCGGCCAGGTCAACACTCAGCGGCCATCAGCGGACAAGGCGTCCGGCTCCCAAGCCCCCAACCAGGCTGGAACAGAGCAAGCCAAGTCCCAGGCCTCCAATAGTGCCCGTGGTGAGAATGTTAATCTGAGCAGCCAGGCAAAGAATCTGAAGCAGCTCGAACAGAAACTCGCCGACTTTCCGGAAATGGACGACGAGCGCATCGAACAGATTCGAGCGGCACTCGAAGATGGTTCCTACAAGGTAGATGCGCAGAAGCTGGCCCAGAAAATGCTTGAGATGGATGAAAGCATTTTCGGGTGA
- a CDS encoding flagella synthesis protein FlgN encodes MSNIDELKDLLGQDIQQLATLKDILAQEKTLLSSSDVKALTSVTKQKDHHLNQIRERAKVKIRVLVAMGFRPDLGEPSRFLRSAGLDDAVSMWEQASEALKQCQALNQTNGRIISHLQKRLSRLTEIFRGATGQEKLYGAKGHEEAVSHSSILASA; translated from the coding sequence ATGTCGAACATTGATGAACTGAAAGACCTTCTGGGCCAGGATATCCAGCAGTTAGCCACACTGAAAGACATTCTGGCCCAGGAAAAGACCCTTCTCTCCAGCTCGGATGTCAAAGCACTGACATCCGTGACCAAGCAGAAAGATCATCATCTGAATCAGATTCGTGAGCGTGCAAAGGTAAAAATCCGGGTTCTCGTTGCCATGGGTTTTCGGCCAGATCTGGGCGAACCCTCACGCTTTCTGAGAAGTGCCGGTCTGGATGACGCCGTTTCTATGTGGGAACAGGCTTCCGAGGCTCTCAAGCAGTGTCAGGCGCTCAACCAGACCAACGGCCGCATCATTTCCCATCTGCAGAAGCGTCTGTCCAGACTGACGGAAATATTCCGGGGTGCCACCGGACAGGAAAAGCTATACGGCGCAAAAGGCCACGAAGAGGCCGTCTCGCACAGCAGTATACTGGCGAGCGCCTGA
- a CDS encoding pilus assembly protein PilB: protein MKNRPGIEEKSRLGRLLVNRGYLSETQLDDGLRLQRDSGKRLGEVLVEAGWLTERDLHRVLRHQSRYRNAAALVTMAVLPFQPMISFAANSQSGSELSPADAGQMMGEGKFQPLSEAEMAGVAGQGGQAGLFQHVSEISAMPADAQQAENSGEKGPDALKALEFAANVFVPVLNFLESDLSVTGVHYREGAPKFAIRNDGALELAMPERIEQIRMDKIRVMGSAGASMGNIIISDVQFHAGSSMTIRTR from the coding sequence GTGAAAAACCGTCCGGGCATTGAGGAAAAATCTCGATTAGGTCGATTGCTGGTTAATCGCGGCTATCTGTCGGAAACCCAACTGGACGACGGCCTCCGGTTGCAACGCGATTCCGGCAAGCGCCTGGGCGAAGTTCTGGTTGAGGCCGGATGGCTCACCGAGCGCGACCTTCACCGCGTTCTGCGCCATCAGAGCCGTTACCGCAACGCCGCAGCACTGGTTACCATGGCAGTTCTACCGTTCCAGCCAATGATCAGCTTTGCCGCCAATAGCCAGAGTGGAAGCGAGCTCAGCCCGGCGGATGCAGGGCAGATGATGGGTGAGGGCAAGTTCCAGCCTCTCAGCGAAGCAGAAATGGCCGGTGTGGCCGGTCAGGGCGGCCAGGCTGGTCTTTTTCAGCATGTCAGCGAGATCAGCGCAATGCCTGCGGATGCTCAGCAGGCCGAAAATTCCGGCGAGAAAGGGCCCGATGCCCTCAAGGCGCTCGAGTTCGCGGCCAATGTGTTCGTGCCCGTGCTGAATTTTCTGGAATCCGACCTGTCGGTTACCGGTGTTCACTACAGGGAAGGGGCGCCGAAGTTTGCCATCCGCAATGACGGTGCCCTGGAGCTGGCGATGCCAGAGCGGATCGAGCAGATTCGCATGGATAAGATACGGGTGATGGGCTCAGCCGGCGCGTCAATGGGCAACATCATCATCAGTGACGTTCAGTTTCATGCCGGCTCCAGCATGACGATCCGCACCCGCTAA